From Haloarcula hispanica ATCC 33960, the proteins below share one genomic window:
- a CDS encoding methyl-accepting chemotaxis protein, protein MTTADDATGPLGRLMLAVGTVPMTIEPYLPTPLRRTFSVRVFLLAAMSIVGAPALAIVLFSSVTAAAVFIGFVVAVTGFLGYCEMYRAIIEINRKATAVDNGQYDIDFGVDRIDEVGDAYTKLERAAASLGRNIEEANEAQERAEEAREAAEAARETAESERSEMEALSSHLELKATQYRTTLDEAADGDLTARVDTDSISDAMAAVGTAINGTLAALETAIGSGQSTSTHIATESETVLTDGQQVRDETQSVADTASDIADGAETQRQQLDDAASELSDLSATVEEMASSVAEIADQSNTAADLGRDAQQSSSEAQSAVDEIRHHSTSAASEVQQLDDIAEDMAEIVEVIDGIAEETNMLALNASIEAARAGQAGSGFAVVADEIKQLATETQAATADVEDLIGSLRSQVGTSVDAMETMEDAVDRGSNTISETITTLEDVVDATVDVNGGIQEIDRATDQQATSAQEVVRIIDDINDIAGDTATDAREMATTVDQQGQTVAGMVDSVERFADDADTLHDELSQFETAETDVVDTPAGPGSATGD, encoded by the coding sequence ATGACGACGGCAGATGATGCGACGGGCCCGCTCGGCCGACTCATGCTTGCGGTCGGTACTGTGCCGATGACAATCGAGCCGTACCTGCCGACGCCGCTCCGTCGGACGTTCAGCGTCCGTGTGTTCCTGCTGGCAGCAATGTCGATCGTGGGCGCACCGGCGCTGGCTATCGTGCTGTTTTCCTCCGTGACAGCCGCCGCGGTGTTCATCGGGTTTGTCGTCGCCGTGACCGGGTTTCTGGGCTACTGTGAGATGTACCGCGCGATAATCGAGATCAACCGAAAGGCGACGGCAGTCGACAACGGCCAGTACGACATCGACTTCGGCGTCGACCGGATCGACGAGGTCGGAGACGCATACACGAAACTCGAACGGGCCGCGGCCTCGCTCGGCCGGAACATCGAGGAGGCAAACGAAGCCCAGGAACGCGCCGAGGAAGCGCGCGAAGCAGCCGAAGCGGCCCGTGAAACCGCGGAGTCCGAGCGCAGTGAGATGGAGGCGCTGAGCAGTCACCTCGAACTGAAAGCGACCCAGTACCGGACGACGCTCGACGAGGCGGCCGACGGCGACCTGACCGCACGCGTCGACACCGACAGCATCAGTGACGCCATGGCGGCCGTCGGGACCGCGATCAACGGGACGCTGGCTGCCCTCGAGACTGCCATCGGCAGCGGCCAGTCGACCTCGACACATATCGCAACCGAGAGCGAAACCGTGTTGACTGACGGTCAGCAGGTCCGTGACGAAACGCAGTCCGTGGCCGACACCGCGTCCGACATCGCGGACGGAGCAGAAACCCAGCGCCAGCAGCTAGACGACGCGGCGAGCGAACTCAGCGACCTCTCGGCAACCGTCGAGGAAATGGCCTCCTCCGTGGCAGAGATCGCCGACCAGAGCAACACTGCCGCAGACCTCGGCCGAGATGCACAGCAGTCCTCGTCGGAAGCCCAGAGCGCCGTCGACGAGATCCGACACCACTCGACGAGCGCCGCGAGCGAGGTCCAGCAACTCGACGACATCGCCGAAGACATGGCCGAGATCGTCGAAGTCATCGACGGCATCGCCGAGGAGACGAACATGCTCGCGCTGAACGCCTCCATCGAAGCTGCGCGTGCCGGCCAGGCAGGCTCGGGCTTTGCCGTCGTCGCGGACGAAATCAAACAGCTTGCGACCGAGACACAGGCCGCCACCGCCGATGTGGAGGACCTCATCGGCTCGCTGCGGTCCCAGGTCGGGACGTCCGTCGACGCCATGGAGACGATGGAAGACGCTGTCGACCGCGGAAGCAACACTATCTCCGAGACCATTACGACGCTTGAAGACGTGGTCGACGCCACTGTCGATGTCAACGGCGGCATCCAGGAGATCGACCGGGCGACCGACCAGCAGGCGACCAGCGCGCAGGAAGTCGTGCGGATAATCGACGACATCAACGATATCGCCGGTGACACCGCAACCGACGCCCGTGAGATGGCCACCACGGTCGATCAGCAGGGCCAGACCGTTGCCGGGATGGTCGACTCGGTGGAGCGGTTCGCCGACGACGCCGACACGCTCCACGACGAACTCTCACAGTTCGAGACCGCCGAGACCGACGTCGTGGACACGCCCGCCGGCCCCGGCTCCGCTACGGGTGACTGA
- a CDS encoding DsbA family protein — translation MNRRRFLALSGVGVVGAVAGCSSEADSVESVDSHPAAADLDAQPRRGELGGHVILAFEDPSCPTCRRFHENTLPDIRENIVDAGKGAYVVRTYPVIYPWGEPATQALESTFARDSEAYWSLFDHYFAEQSSFDPDNVLARTATFLTEETEVDGEAVASDARNRAHDDAVQADIQAAEDAGLGETTPIILLFEDGEFVTKVNGSVSYELIAEALGEHDG, via the coding sequence ATGAACAGACGACGCTTTCTAGCACTTTCCGGGGTGGGTGTCGTCGGCGCAGTCGCTGGGTGCAGTAGCGAGGCGGACAGCGTCGAATCCGTCGACAGCCACCCGGCGGCCGCCGACCTCGACGCCCAGCCCCGCCGCGGCGAACTGGGCGGCCACGTCATCCTGGCGTTCGAAGACCCCTCCTGTCCTACGTGTCGCCGCTTCCACGAGAACACGCTGCCGGACATTCGGGAGAACATCGTGGACGCGGGCAAAGGCGCGTACGTCGTCCGGACCTACCCCGTGATCTATCCCTGGGGTGAGCCAGCGACGCAGGCGCTGGAATCGACGTTCGCCCGCGACAGCGAGGCGTACTGGTCGCTGTTCGATCACTACTTCGCCGAGCAGTCGTCGTTCGACCCGGACAACGTTCTGGCGCGGACGGCGACGTTTCTCACCGAGGAGACCGAGGTAGACGGCGAGGCGGTCGCAAGCGACGCCCGAAACCGTGCCCACGATGACGCCGTTCAGGCCGATATCCAGGCGGCCGAGGACGCCGGATTGGGTGAGACGACGCCGATTATCCTGCTGTTCGAGGACGGCGAGTTCGTGACGAAGGTCAACGGGAGCGTCAGCTACGAACTCATCGCGGAGGCGCTGGGAGAGCACGACGGATGA